Proteins encoded within one genomic window of Lysinibacillus sphaericus:
- a CDS encoding DinB family protein: protein MSKQLIIGDVTQELASTRRILERLPEEHMSWRPHDKSMTLGGLATHLINLLNWQITIIQHTELDLSTVSLRREAIEKQSDILEEFDANVSKLDKLLAECDDKALGDEWTLRHGQHIIRQEPRALALRTFGISHMVHHRAQLGVYLRLLDIAVPGFYGPSADEEI, encoded by the coding sequence ATGAGTAAACAATTAATCATCGGCGACGTAACGCAAGAACTAGCTTCTACACGTCGCATATTGGAACGCTTACCCGAGGAGCATATGTCATGGCGACCACATGATAAATCAATGACCCTCGGTGGACTAGCCACACATCTAATCAATCTGCTAAACTGGCAAATCACAATTATTCAGCACACGGAGTTGGATCTTTCAACAGTATCACTTCGACGAGAAGCAATAGAAAAACAATCTGACATTCTAGAAGAATTTGACGCCAACGTCTCCAAACTCGATAAGTTGCTTGCCGAATGTGACGACAAAGCGCTCGGCGATGAATGGACACTTCGCCATGGCCAGCATATTATTCGCCAAGAGCCGAGAGCACTTGCGTTACGTACTTTTGGAATTAGTCATATGGTTCACCACCGTGCACAACTGGGCGTATACTTACGCCTTCTTGATATTGCGGTGCCAGGCTTTTATGGACCATCAGCCGATGAAGAAATCTAA